The genome window CAACAACCGGTTTATTTCACGCGACATACTCAAATCACAAGCCTGGGCAGAACCCGCTAAGCTAAACGACACGAAGATGTCCCGACTGATGGCGACTGCATACCGACAGTTCATAAAAAATGCGACTGAGGCTGATAAACAATTATTTAATGAATTTTGTCAGGAGCAGCAATTTTGGCTGGATGACTACGTACTATTCCGTGAAATTCGCCATCTTAATCAAGCACGAGCATGGTTCGACTGGCCAGTTGAGCTGAGAGACAGACAACCTGACGCCATAAATAAAATCAAAACAGAACGTGACGAAGCTTTAATGATTCGTCGGTTTGAACAATATATTTTTTTCTGTCAGTGGGGGCAGTTACGCCAATACGCTAATGCAAATGGAGTGAAGCTATTTGGGGACATGCCCATTTTTGTCGCTCACGACAGTGCTGATGTCTGGGCTGAACCAAACTTATTTACACTTGATTCGCAAGGAGTGGCAACACGTGTTGCTGGCGTTCCGCCAGATTATTTTTCTGAGACAGGACAGCGATGGGGTAACCCTTTGTATGAATGGCAGAACCATATTCAACAAGATTTTGATTGGTGGAAACGACGATTAAAAACACAACTTCAGTTATTTGATCTGATACGTATTGATCATTTCCGTGGATTCGAATCCTGCTGGGAAATTCCTGCGAGTTGTGAAACGGCTATAGATGGGGAGTGGAAGCCTGCGCCTGGTGAACAGCTATTCGATTCCTTATTAGCTTATTTTGGTGAACTACCACTGGTTGCTGAAGATTTGGGCATTATTACTGATGAAGTGACCCAGCTGCGTGAGAGATATGGTATGCCAGGTATGAAAATTCTCCAATTTGCTTTCGGGGGTGATGCTTCAAACCCCTATTTACCTCATCATCAGTGTGAAGATAGTGTTACCTATACAGGCACGCATGATAATAATACAACGCTGGGTTGGTATCATCAGCTTGATGAACACACAAAAAAACATGTGCATGCTTATTTTGGCGAGACAGCAGAATCAATGCCTTGGTTATTCATTCGATCTGCCCTGAGGTCGGTATCCGAACTAGCGGTTCTACCTTTGCAGGATGTGTTATCACTTGATGGTAAACACCGTATGAATGTTCCTGGAACCATAGAAGGCAATTGGTTATGGCAGTTTAACTGGGATATGTTTAATTCAGATAATGCAAATAAGTTGAAAGCATTGAATATTTTGTATGGCAGATGCTAGCGACAACCATCAGTTGAAACGGTTTTATACCTCCCAGCATATTTGGATTGATAATACACTCGACCCTGATGAAATAACGTTAGGAATCACTGAGTTTTATCAGGATTTACTGGGTGATATTACTCATATACAAATGCCTACAACTAACAAAACATACAATGAGGCTGAGAGATTATTTGTGATTGAGTCTTTGAAGTCAGCAACGGAGTTCTTGTCGCCCTTCACTGGCATGGTTACCAAACTAAACTTATCTCTGAATGAAACGCCAAACCTGATCAATCATGATCCATTTGGTAATGGTTGGATATGCCAACTACGAATAGATAAACAAGTAAAGCTTGAACAACAATTTATGACTTATATGGACTATGAATTGATGTTGGATGGATAAATAGCACCTAGTATGCTTGGCTTACGTGCGCCGGTGACGGCTGGAAGATTGCCAGCTTGGTGAGCTAATGTTCGCATGGCCAGCCATGAGAAGGCACAAGCCTCAACCCAATCAGGCGCAAGCCCTAGTTTTGACGTTGTCTCTACGCTGATACCAGGCAAGTGTTTTCTCAAGGCATTCATCAAAACTTCGTTATGCGAACCGCCGCCACAAACATAGACGGCATCTGTGTCTTCCGTATAGGTAGTTATAGCGTCTGTAATTGAACGTGCCGTCATTTCCAATAATGTTTTCTGAATATCTTTAGCGGGAATCGCTTTATCAACCTGCGTCAGTATATTGGCTAGCCATTTCAGGTTGAAATATTCCCTGCCAGTGCTTTTGGGGATCGCTTGACCAAAAAAACTGTCCATCATGAGGATATCAAGTAACTCCTCATCCACAGTGCCATCACGAGCCCAATCACCATTTGCATCATATAAATCGAGATGATGTTGTTGGTACCACTCATCCATCAGAACATTACCGGGACCCGTATCAAAGCCGGACACTAGGTTTTTTTATCTTTCGGCAGGATAGTGATGTTACCAATACCGCCAATATTGGCGATCACTCTGTTTTCATTATGAGAGTGAAATAAAGCTTGATGAAAAGCGGGTACCAAGGGAGCACCTTGTCCACCCAGAACCATGTCACGCTGACGGAAGTCAGTGATTGTCGTAATGCCTGTTTTTTCAGCAATCACATTGGCATTGCCAATCTGCATACTAAATGGATATCGACAATCAGGCGCGTGAAAAACAGTTTGTCCATGACAGCCTATTGCGACAATATGATTAGCCGGGATTTGTGTTTCATCAAGAAGTTGGTTGATTGCTTCACTGTAGGCATGACCAAGTGCGATATCAATCTGTCCGAGTTGATGTAAATGTGTTCTCGCTGTAGCGATTAGCTGATGAAGGTCTCGTCTTAATTGCTCACTGAACGGATAGGTTTCCGCTGCAACAAGTTGTATTTGATCATCACTGAAGTCTGTGATCGATACGTCAATACCATCAAGACTGGTGCCAGACATAACACCAATATATAAGCTCATAGAATTTTAATGTTGGTTCATGGCCAGTGTAGGCACCTTGAGAGATTCCAACTGCACAAGTAGAGTCTGTGACTTTTGTTTAAAATCGGCCATATACTTAGCATTAAGAGGCTCAGCCTTTGGTAAAGCAACCGTAAGAGGGTTGTGATGTACACCATTTATACGGAACTCATAATGTAGATGGGGTCCTGTTGCCAAGCCACTCATTCCAATGTAACCAATCACTTGTCCTTGCTTTACTCGTTGGCCACGTTTTAATCCTGATTTGAATTTCGACATATGAGCATAAAGCGTTGTGTATTTACCACCGTGAGACAAGATAATTACACGGCCATAGCCACCTTTATTTCCAATAAATTCGACTTTACCATTGCCTGTGGCCAAAATTGGTGTGCCGGTCGGGGCCGCATAATCGACACCACGATGAGGGCGACTCGTTTTTAGAACAGGGTGTTTTCTATTAGGATTAAACAAAGAACTGATTCGACTAAAATGAACAGGAGTTCGGGTAAATGTCTTTCTCATACTCTCACCTTTTGGGGTGTAGTAGTGAGTATTACCCTCTGTATCTGTATAACGGACAGCCCGAAACGTTGTGCCTCTGTTCGTAAATTCAGCGGCTAATATATCGCCATCATCAAATTTTTGTCCCTCAAGATAGTCTTCTTCGAAAATGACTTTAAAACTGTCACCTTGACGAAGATCTAAAGCAAAGTCGATATCCCATCCAAAAATATGTGCTAGTTCCATCACTAGTTTGTCTGACAGACCAGCTTTTAAACCTGAGCCGAATAGTGAAGATTCAATTTCTCCGTAGACTTGTTTTTGACGTTTTTCCGTTTCTTTGGTCAGTGTTTCTGCTTTGTATCCATCATCAGTTACTGTTAGCTGCAAGGTTTTAATGGGACTGAAAACAAGTTCAAGCTGTTTTAATTCTGTATTGCCATCGTTATCAGTACTCAGACCAAAGCGAATTTCTTGTCCTGGTTTTAGGTTTAATAGCGGTTTTACCGCTTTCCCTGTCTGAGCGACATTGAAAACATCTCGAGCTGACAAGCCAACTTTAGGAAAAATCAGTGACAGGTTGTCTCCAGATTGAACTGTAACCTGCTTCCATTCTATGGATGAAGTAGTGAGCGTTTCATCCGCTGGAGTTTCGATGTCGTTATCATCGTTTGATTGGTCTAGCTCAGAAAGATGAGCTATTTCAAGTGCGATTCGCTCGAGCTCAGCAGGATCTGTAACAGGTTTGTTCTCTAAATCAGGTACCTCTACTAAGTCAGTTTGAGGGTTATTGTTTAGTTCTGTCGTTGGAGGGGCTAAGGTGATTTGCGTTGTTTGCTCTGTCAGGGAATCAGACGTTTCAATACGTTCGTTACCAATTTGGCCTGGCAAGTTGATTGTTTGTGATTTGGTATCTGTATTTACTGGGGTGCTGGTGGCAAGAACCATACTGGTCACGAAGACGCCAACGATGCTTGCTATGGATAAAGTGATGAAGTGATGTCGTTTGCCATGGAATTTTTTGTCACTTGAGAACAGTCTTGATTCAGCTCTGGAGTTCAAAAGTCTATTACGTTTCATATGCAAACTCTTGGTGAAATTAAAAATTCTCTCAATTCTCTCAATATTTGATCAGAATTGGAACCCCTTATTTTATGTATGTTGTGATAATATTGCCGACCTCATAAAACACAAGAACTTGGAGTAATCTAAATGATGCCTGTAGATGATGCGATGCTTGAAATTCGCCGTGGTGCGGAAGAAATTTTAGTTGAAAGCGAGCTTGTCGAAAAATTATCATCAGGTAAACCACTGCGAATAAAAGCTGGGTTTGATCCTACAGCACCTGATTTACATTTAGGTCACACTGTCCTCATCAACAAACTACGTCAATTCCAGCAAATGGGACATACCGTAATTTTTCTGATTGGTGATTTCACTGGACTCATTGGCGATCCAACTGGGAAAAGTGCAACTAGGCCACCACTGACCCCTGAAGAAATTGAAGAAAATGCTAAGACATATAAAGAGCAGGTGTTCAAAATCTTAGACCCTGATAAAACGGAAATACGTTTCAACTCTGAATGGTTTAATGAAAAAGGTGCTGACTTCATGATTAAGTTGGCAGGTAAATTAAGTGTGGCACGCATGCTTGAACGAGATGACTTCAAGAAGCGCTTTAAAGCGAACCAGTCTATATCGATTCATGAATTTCTTTATCCATTAGTACAGGGTTATGACTCTGTCGCACTGGAAGCTGATGTCGAGTTAGGGGGAACAGATCAGAAATTCAACCTATTAATGGGGCGTGAATTACAAAAAGCGGAAGGGCAGGACTCTCAAGTCGTGATCATGACACCATTATTAGAAGGCTTGGATGGTGTGAAGAAAATGTCTAAGTCTTTGGGTAATTATGTCGGTATCACCGAAGCCCCTGGCACAATGTTTCAAAAGATTGTGTCTATTCCAGACTCACTCATGTGGCGCTGGTATGAACTACTATCATTCAAGACTATTAAAGAGATAGACAGCTTAAAAGAAATGGTAGAACAAGGAGCAAACCCGCGTGATGTCAAAATTGAGCTGGCACGTGAGATCGTTGCACGATTTCACGGAGAAGAAGCGGCAGCCAATGCACATAAAGGTGCAGGTAACGTCATTACAGAAGGTGAAGTGCCAGAGGGAACACCAGAAATAGAAATTGAACTGGATGGTCAGGTCGAGTTGGCAATTGGAGCCGTGATCAACAAAGCCAACCTAGTGGCTAATTCAGCACAAGCTAAAGACATGCTTAATAACGGCCGTGTGAAACTTGACTGGAGTGTTGTAGAGCCCACTCTCCAATTGAGTACAGGAAAGTATCTTATCCAAGCAGGTAAAAAGAAAATTGCCTGGGTGACGCTTAAATAAATAATAAGCAGAATGCATTTCTGCAAAGCGGATATTCTGCTCTATACTATAGATATGCTATATGATTCTCTAGCTTACCATGCAAAAAAGCAATTAAAAAAACACAGTAATTCAGACGTCTACGTCAATAGAGATGTCAAAGGGAAAATCTTCCTGTTGACGTCTCCTCAATTCACTGTAGAATGCGCTCCTCTTGCTGATGAGGAAGCCTTTCGGGGCTAAGTCAATCGGCAAACGATTTAAGATTTACGCCGTAACAAAAACTTAAAAATTAAGTTGACAGTCAGGCAGAGAGCTGTATAATTCTCGCTTCTTTGTTGCAGCGAACATCGGCGACAAAGCGCTCTTTAACAAGCTGGTATCAAGTAATTTGTGTGGGTACTTACGTTAGGTCACTAGAAGATCTGACGCTTAGTATTTACATGCTAACGTCAAAATGAGTTTTGTAGTTTTTTTAAAAGCTACGCCAAAAATTAAACTGAAGAGTTTGATCATGGCTCAGATTGAACGCTGGCGGCATGCCTAACACATGCAAGTCGAACGATGAAGTCTAGCTTGCTAGACGGATTAGTGGCGGACGGGTGAGTAATGTATAGGGATCTGCCTAGTAGTGGGGGACAACAGCCGGAAACGGCTGCTAATACCGCATACGCTCTACGGAGGAAAGCGGGGGCTCTTCGGACCTCGTGCTATTGGATGAACCTATATCAGATTAGCTAGTTGGTGGGGTAAAGGCCTACCAAGGCGACGATCTGTAGCTGGTCTGAGAGGATGATCAGCCACACTGGGACTGAGACACGGCCCAGACTCCTACGGGAGGCAGCAGTGGGGAATATTGGACAATGGGGGCAACCCTGATCCAGCAATGCCGCGTGTGTGAAGAAGGCCTTCGGGTTGTAAAGCACTTTCAATAGGGAGGAAAGGTTGTAAGTTAATACCTTGCAACTGTGACGTTACCTATAGAAGAAGCACCGGCTAACTCCGTGCCAGCAGCCGCGGTAATACGGAGGGTGCAAGCGTTAATCGGAATTACTGGGCGTAAAGCGCGCGTAGGCGGTTATTTAAGTCAGATGTGAAATCCCCGGGCTCAACCTGGGAATTGCATTTGATACTGGATGGCTAGAGTGTGGTAGAGGTGAGTGGAATTTCAGGTGTAGCGGTGAAATGCGTAGAGATCTGAAGGAACATCAGTGGCGAAGGCGACTCACTGGGCCATTACTGACGCTGAGGTGCGAAAGCGTGGGTAGCAAACAGGATTAGATACCCTGGTAGTCCACGCCCTAAACGATGTCAACTAGGTGTATGGAGAATTTATTCTTTGTGTATCGAAGCTAACGCGATAAGTTGACCGCCTGGGGAGTACGGTCGCAAGACTAAAACTCAAATGAATTGACGGGGGCCCGCACAAGCGGTGGAGCATGTGGTTTAATTCGATGCAACGCGAAGAACCTTACCTGGCCTTGACATGTAGCGAACTTTCCAGAGATGGATTGGTGCCTTCGGGAACGCTAACACAGGTGCTGCATGGCTGTCGTCAGCTCGTGTCGTGAGATGTTGGGTTAAGTCCCGCAACGAGCGCAACCCCTGTCCTTAGTTGCCATCATTTAGTTGGGCACTCTAAGGAGACTGCCGGTGACAAACCGGAGGAAGGTGGGGATGACGTCAAGTCATCATGGCCCTTATGGCCAGGGCTACACACGTGCTACAATGGCTAGTACAAAGGGTTGCTAACTCGCGAGAGTATGCTAATCCCATAAAGCTAGTCGTAGTCCGGATCGCAGTCTGCAACTCGACTGCGTGAAGTCGGAATCGCTAGTAATCGCGGATCAGAATGCCGCGGTGAATACGTTCCCGGGCCTTGTACACACCGCCCGTCACACCATGGGAGTTGGCTGCAAAAGAAGTAGGTAGACTAACCTTCGGGAGGTCGCTTACCACTTTGTGGTCAATGACTGGGGTGAAGTCGTAACAAGGTAGCCCTAGGGGAACCTGGGGCTGGATCACCTCCTTTTATAAAGGTGACCGGCGTAAGTGCCTACACAAATTACTTGATGCTGAAAGAGAAATATCTGGGTCTGTAGCTCAGTTGGTTAGAGCGCACCCCTGATAAGGGTGAGGTCGGTGGTTCAAATCCACCCAGACCCACCACTTTTCCTCCTATTGAATTTTATAAACTGGCTCATTTGCACAAGCAAACGTCACCAGCTTAAAAATCCAATTTGAGAAAAAGCCCTTTGATTGGGGTGATGTGGTACCCATGGACGTCTCAGAATACTGGGGCTATAGCTCAGCTGGGAGAGCGCCTGCCTTGCACGCAGGAGGTCCGCGGTTCGATCCCGCGTAGCTCCACCACTATTTCTCTTTACGTGATACATACTGGATAGCTTATTTGATAAGTAAGTTACTCAGTGTTTATACACTGCTCTTTAACAAAACGGAAAGAAGTAACAAGGCAGAATGAAATACTGTAGTGATACAGCGTGACATTCTAAGTAAAGAAAAACTTATGTCGCAATAAGATAGACAATATGACTTCAAGTTAATTTGGGGTTATATGGTCAAGTGAATAAGCGCACATGGTGGATGCCTTGGCGATAAGAGGCGAAGAAGGACGTAGAAATCTGCGATAAGCGTTGGCGAGTTGATAAACGAGCTGTGACCCAACGATCTCCGAATGGGGCAACCCACTTACCTATGGTAAGTATCCTTAAGTGAATACATAGCTTAAGGAGGCGAACCCGGCGAACTGAAACATCTAAGTAGCCGGAGGAAAAGAAATCAACCGAGATTTCCCTAGTAGCGGCGAGCGAACGGGAAGTAGCCTGCAAGTGATATTTAACGTATTAGTGGAACATTCTGGAAAGGATAGCGATACAGGGTGATAGCCCCGTACACGAAAATGCGTTATTGGTACTAGGCTTGCGACAAGTAGGGCGGGGCACGAGAAACCTTGTCTGAACATGGGGGGACCATCCTCCAAGGCTAAATACTCCTTATCGACCGATAGTGAACCAGTACCGTGAGGGAAAGGCGAAAAGAACCCCGTTGAGGGGAGTGAAATAGAACCTGAAACCGTGTGCGTACAAGCAGTAGGAGCAGACTTGTTCTGTGACTGCGTACCTTTTGTATAATGGGTCAGCGACTTAATTTATGTAGCGAGCTTAACCGAATAGGGGAGGCGCAGGGAAACCGAGTCTTAATAGGGCGACTAGTTGCATGGATTAGACCCGAAACCTGGCGATCTATCCATGGTCAGGATGAAGGTTGGGTAACACTAACTGGAGGTCCGAACTCACGTATGTTGAAAAATGCGGAGATGAACTGTGGATCGGAGTGAAAGGCTAATCAAGCCAGGAGATAGCTGGTTCTCCTCGAAAGCTATTTAGGTAGCGCCTCGTATCTCACTCTCGGGGGTAGAGCACTGTTTGGGCTAGGGGGTCATCCCGACTTACCAACCCCATGCAAACTCCGAATACCGAGAAGTGCAATTACGGGAGACAGACGGCGGGTGATAACGTCCGTCGTCAAAAGGGAAACAACCCAGACCATCAGCTAAGGTCCCAAAATTATGGCTCAGTGGAAAACGATGTGGGAAGGCCCAGACAGCTAGGAGGTTGGCTTAGAAGCAGCCACCCTTTAAAGAAAGCGTAATAGCTCACTAGTCGAGTCGGCCTGCGCGGAAGATGTACCGGGGCTTAAGCCATATACCGAAGCTATGGATGCGTGTTTACACGCATGGTAGAGGAGCGTTGTGTAAGTCTGTGAAGGTGTGTTGAGAAGCATGCTGGAGATATCACAAGTGCGAATGCTGACATGAGTAACGATAAAGGGGGTGAGAGGCCCCCTCGCCGAAAATCCAAGGTTTCCTGCTCAACGTTAATCGGAGCAGGGTGAGTCGGCCCCTAAGGTGAGGCAGAAATGCGTAATCGATGGGAAACAGGTTAATATTCCTGTACTTGTTATTACTGCGATGGGATGACGGAGAAGGTTAGGTCAGCCAACTGTTGGATATGTTGGTTTAACTGCGTAGGCGTGCTGAATAGGAAAATCCGTTTGGCTTAGCTGAGACAGGACGACGAGTGCCATTAGGCGCGAAGTGATTGATACCCAGCTTCCAGGAAAAGTCTCTAAGCTTCAGGTAATAACGAACCGTACCCCAAACCGACACAGGTGGATGGGATGAGAATTCTAAGGCGCTTGAGAGAACTCTGGTGAAGGAACTAGGCAAAATAGCACCGTAACTTCGGGAGAAGGTGTGCCCCTGTTAGGTGAAGTGACTTGCTCACGGAGCTGAAGGGGGTTGCAATGACCAGGTGGCTGCGACTGTTTATTAAAAACACAGCACTCTGCAAACTCGAAAGAGGACGTATAGGGTGTGACGCCTGCCCGGTGCTGGAAGGTTAATTGATGATGTTAGTTTAGGCGAAGCATTTGATCGAAGCCCCAGTAAACGGCGGCCGTAACTATAACGGTCCTAAGGTAGCGAAATTCCTTGTCGGGTAAGTTCCGACCTGCACGAATGGCGTAACGATGGCCACACTGTCTCCACCAGAGACTCAGTGAAATTGAAATTGCGGTTAAGATGCCGTATACCCGCGGCTAGACGGAAAGACCCCGTGAACCTTTACTACAGCTTTGCACTGAACTTTGAACCTACTTGTGTAGGATAGGTGGGAGACGTTGAAGCGATGACGCTAGTTATCGTGGAGTCAACCTTGAAATACCACCCTGGTATGTTTGGAGTTCTAACCTACGCCCATTATCTGGGCGAGGGACAGTGTATGGTGGGTAGTTTGACTGGGGCGGTCTCCTCCCAAATTGTAACGGAGGAGCACGAAGGTACACTAAGCATGGTCGGACATCATGCGGTTAGTGCAATGGCAAAAGTGTGCTTGACTGCGAGACAGACACGTCGAGCAGGTACGAAAGTAGGTCATAGTGATCCGGTGGTTCTGAATGGAAGGGCCATCGCTCAACGGATAAAAGGTACTCCGGGGATAACAGGCTGATACCGCCCAAGAGTTCACATCGACGGCGGTGTTTGGCACCTCGATGTCGGCTCATCACATCCTGGGGCTGTAGCCGGTCCCAAGGGTATGGCTGTTCGCCATTTAAAGTGGTACGCGAGCTGGGTTTAGAACGTCGTGAGACAGTTCGGTCCCTATCTGCCGTGGGCGTTTGAGAATTGAGAGGAGCTGCTCCTAGTACGAGAGGACCGGAGTGGACGTACCCCTGGTGTTCGGGTTGTTGTGCCAACAGCATTGCCCGGTAGCTATGTACGGACGGGATAACCGCTGAAAGCATCTAAGCGGGAAGCCCCCTCAAGATAAGTTCTCACTGGGATTTAATCCCCTGAAGGGCCGTGGAAGACTACCACGTTGATAGGCTGGGTGTGGAAGTGCAGTAATGTATGGAGCTAACCAGTACTAATTGCCCGTGAGGCTTGACCATATAACCCCAAGGGAACTTGGGGAGTTGCGACCTCTTTACGCAATATCTTGTTACCGATTTCCGAGAGTCAGTTTAGAACTGACTATGCCAGTTATGCCTGGCGGCCATAGCGAGTTGGCCCCACCTGATCCCATCCCGAACTCAGAAGTGAAACGACTTAGCGCCGATGATAGTGTGGGAGTTCCCATGTGAAAGTAGGTCACTGCCAGGCTTTAATATAAAATAAGCCCATCCAAACGGATGGGCTTTTTTTATATCTAAAACCCTGACATGACTTCTCTTGATTTAAGTAAAGCCCCATGTGACCGCCATCGCTCCTGCATTGGCGGCATACCGTCCATCTATGGACATAACAAAAACGTCAGGAACGTTTTTGGACGACCAAAGGGAACTTGCGTAGCGATTTGCCCCTGGAATAGGGCAAACAAAGTAGGTCACCGATAACGGCTCCTGTGTTATCGCCATACATGACATCCCTGTAAATAACCGCCAGGCTTTTTTTATTATCTGCCGTTCAGACGTGTATACGTGAACGAAGTAACTGCCAATGGATTATGCATTTAAACTGAATGGGGTAGGAGCAAATTGAGACTGCCCTAAATTTCATAGGCTCCCTAAAAAGTCGATATGAATGGTGTAATTCTCGACTTGTACTAACTCACAGTATTTCAGCCAAGCTATTTTGATTAGTCAGTTTACTGACAGGAATAGAAAAACTGTTGGTATAATTAGCTTTTATTTCTAA of Methylophaga marina contains these proteins:
- the tyrS gene encoding tyrosine--tRNA ligase, which gives rise to MMPVDDAMLEIRRGAEEILVESELVEKLSSGKPLRIKAGFDPTAPDLHLGHTVLINKLRQFQQMGHTVIFLIGDFTGLIGDPTGKSATRPPLTPEEIEENAKTYKEQVFKILDPDKTEIRFNSEWFNEKGADFMIKLAGKLSVARMLERDDFKKRFKANQSISIHEFLYPLVQGYDSVALEADVELGGTDQKFNLLMGRELQKAEGQDSQVVIMTPLLEGLDGVKKMSKSLGNYVGITEAPGTMFQKIVSIPDSLMWRWYELLSFKTIKEIDSLKEMVEQGANPRDVKIELAREIVARFHGEEAAANAHKGAGNVITEGEVPEGTPEIEIELDGQVELAIGAVINKANLVANSAQAKDMLNNGRVKLDWSVVEPTLQLSTGKYLIQAGKKKIAWVTLK
- a CDS encoding OapA family protein, which codes for MKRNRLLNSRAESRLFSSDKKFHGKRHHFITLSIASIVGVFVTSMVLATSTPVNTDTKSQTINLPGQIGNERIETSDSLTEQTTQITLAPPTTELNNNPQTDLVEVPDLENKPVTDPAELERIALEIAHLSELDQSNDDNDIETPADETLTTSSIEWKQVTVQSGDNLSLIFPKVGLSARDVFNVAQTGKAVKPLLNLKPGQEIRFGLSTDNDGNTELKQLELVFSPIKTLQLTVTDDGYKAETLTKETEKRQKQVYGEIESSLFGSGLKAGLSDKLVMELAHIFGWDIDFALDLRQGDSFKVIFEEDYLEGQKFDDGDILAAEFTNRGTTFRAVRYTDTEGNTHYYTPKGESMRKTFTRTPVHFSRISSLFNPNRKHPVLKTSRPHRGVDYAAPTGTPILATGNGKVEFIGNKGGYGRVIILSHGGKYTTLYAHMSKFKSGLKRGQRVKQGQVIGYIGMSGLATGPHLHYEFRINGVHHNPLTVALPKAEPLNAKYMADFKQKSQTLLVQLESLKVPTLAMNQH
- the malQ gene encoding 4-alpha-glucanotransferase — translated: MAQAKVFNKRRSGILLHITSLPSGNLGTDAFKFIDFLCASGSTVWQMLPLGPTHEDGSPYQCLSAHAGNNRFISRDILKSQAWAEPAKLNDTKMSRLMATAYRQFIKNATEADKQLFNEFCQEQQFWLDDYVLFREIRHLNQARAWFDWPVELRDRQPDAINKIKTERDEALMIRRFEQYIFFCQWGQLRQYANANGVKLFGDMPIFVAHDSADVWAEPNLFTLDSQGVATRVAGVPPDYFSETGQRWGNPLYEWQNHIQQDFDWWKRRLKTQLQLFDLIRIDHFRGFESCWEIPASCETAIDGEWKPAPGEQLFDSLLAYFGELPLVAEDLGIITDEVTQLRERYGMPGMKILQFAFGGDASNPYLPHHQCEDSVTYTGTHDNNTTLGWYHQLDEHTKKHVHAYFGETAESMPWLFIRSALRSVSELAVLPLQDVLSLDGKHRMNVPGTIEGNWLWQFNWDMFNSDNANKLKALNILYGRC
- a CDS encoding anhydro-N-acetylmuramic acid kinase — protein: MSLYIGVMSGTSLDGIDVSITDFSDDQIQLVAAETYPFSEQLRRDLHQLIATARTHLHQLGQIDIALGHAYSEAINQLLDETQIPANHIVAIGCHGQTVFHAPDCRYPFSMQIGNANVIAEKTGITTITDFRQRDMVLGGQGAPLVPAFHQALFHSHNENRVIANIGGIGNITILPKDKKT
- a CDS encoding glycine cleavage system protein H, translating into MADASDNHQLKRFYTSQHIWIDNTLDPDEITLGITEFYQDLLGDITHIQMPTTNKTYNEAERLFVIESLKSATEFLSPFTGMVTKLNLSLNETPNLINHDPFGNGWICQLRIDKQVKLEQQFMTYMDYELMLDG
- a CDS encoding anhydro-N-acetylmuramic acid kinase translates to MSGFDTGPGNVLMDEWYQQHHLDLYDANGDWARDGTVDEELLDILMMDSFFGQAIPKSTGREYFNLKWLANILTQVDKAIPAKDIQKTLLEMTARSITDAITTYTEDTDAVYVCGGGSHNEVLMNALRKHLPGISVETTSKLGLAPDWVEACAFSWLAMRTLAHQAGNLPAVTGARKPSILGAIYPSNINS